CACAAGTCGCCGCAGCAGCTCATGCACCTTTCTTAGCTGCCGCTAATTCAAGTTGCTTTAGCTTAAAAAGCTATACAGAGCTTGGGCACCCAAGAGATCTTTCAATCATCTTTGAAGGAACAGAAATGGGCAAATGGCAATCTTTCCGTGAAACAGAAGATTCTCGTTATGTCGCTCTTATGTTGCCTCATGTTCTCATGCGTATGCCTTATGGTGAAAAAGGCAAACCCGTTGAAGGACTGAGTTTCGAAGAAGATGTGGATGGGGTTGATAACTCCAAGTTCTGTTGGGGTAATCCTGCATGGTTCTTGGCTCTCAAAATTTTGGATGCTGTCACCGATTACTCATGGCCTGCAGCAATCCGAGGTGTTGAAGGCGGTGGATTGGTTGAAGAACTTCCTTACTACACCTTCAAAACAACGGATGGGGATGTTGCTTTAAAGTGTCCAACTGAAATTGCGATTACAGATCGTCGCGAGAAAGAACTCAGCGACCTTGGGTTCATTGCCCTCTGTCACTGTAAGAATCGTGATTATGCTGCCTTCTTTGGCTCACAAACAACACAAAAGCCAAAGCTATACGACATGGATAACGCTAATGCGAACGCAGCTTTATCAGCACGCTTATCCTACATGCTCTGTGCTTCACGGTTCGCTCATTATATTAAGACTATGATGCGCGATAAGATTGGTAGCTTTATGTCAGCTGTAGAGATTGAGAAATTCCTACATAACTGGCTCGCGATGTACGTCTTACTCAGTGATGAAGCTCCTCAATCTGTGAAAGCTCAGTTTCCACTTCGAGAAGCGCGCGTAGATGTATTTGACATTCCTGGCAAGCCAGGAAGCTACAGGGCAACAATCTTCCTAAGACCACACTTCCAACTCGAAGATTTAACTGCCTCGATTCGGTTGGTTGCAACTTTACCAAAGCCAGCAGCAAAATAGAGAAAGGCTTATGGACTTAAAAAATACAAAATTGAAATTAGTGGAGGAATAAATGCCAGACGTTGTAGACAAGTTACAAATACACAGAGACGAAAAACAATTCGCAGATGCACGTTCTAAAGTTGGCAGCAGCGAGGGGTT
The sequence above is drawn from the Candidatus Nucleicultrix amoebiphila FS5 genome and encodes:
- the tssC gene encoding type VI secretion system contractile sheath large subunit; this encodes MRESIQHKLDHVRPPRVQITYDVEIGDAQEILELPYVLGILADLSGASVVPKVPLKARKFVMIAGDTFDDTMKSIQPRANFLVPDLLGAGAKDLGIDLTFLSMDDFEPLSVVKNIPLLKALYDDRIKLKDLLGKVEVNDALMNTLDASISDKGASLKSDDVVQKTEMVQEHSTPEYCKSLIETFIAQLGKAENPAKDSIGFISQRIQQIDELITTQLNVVIHYPDFQKLEASWRGLWHLITNSDVSSKLFIRLMNITKTEITRDLETAVEFDQSQLFKKIYEEEYGTFGGAPYSVLLGDFEFGPGNEDVELLTKISQVAAAAHAPFLAAANSSCFSLKSYTELGHPRDLSIIFEGTEMGKWQSFRETEDSRYVALMLPHVLMRMPYGEKGKPVEGLSFEEDVDGVDNSKFCWGNPAWFLALKILDAVTDYSWPAAIRGVEGGGLVEELPYYTFKTTDGDVALKCPTEIAITDRREKELSDLGFIALCHCKNRDYAAFFGSQTTQKPKLYDMDNANANAALSARLSYMLCASRFAHYIKTMMRDKIGSFMSAVEIEKFLHNWLAMYVLLSDEAPQSVKAQFPLREARVDVFDIPGKPGSYRATIFLRPHFQLEDLTASIRLVATLPKPAAK